In Leisingera methylohalidivorans DSM 14336, a single genomic region encodes these proteins:
- the tuf gene encoding elongation factor Tu: MAKEKFERTKPHVNIGTIGHVDHGKTTLTAAITKYFGDFKAYDQIDGAPEEKARGITISTAHVEYETDTRHYAHVDCPGHADYVKNMITGAAQMDGAILVVNAADGPMPQTREHILLGRQVGIPHMVVFMNKVDQVDDEELLELVEMEIRELLSSYDYPGDDIPIIAGSALAAMEGNKPEIGEEKIKELMAAVDEYIPTPARAVDQPFLMPVEDVFSISGRGTVVTGRVERGVINVGDSIEIVGIRDTQTTTCTGVEMFRKLLDRGEAGDNIGALLRGIDRDGVERGQVLCAPKSVNPHTKFEAEAYILTKEEGGRHTPFFANYRPQFYFRTTDVTGTVTLPEGTEMVMPGDNLKFDVELIAPIAMENGLRFAIREGGRTVGAGVVSKITE; the protein is encoded by the coding sequence ATGGCTAAGGAAAAGTTTGAGCGTACAAAACCGCACGTCAACATCGGCACCATCGGCCACGTTGACCACGGCAAAACCACGCTGACCGCAGCAATCACCAAATACTTCGGTGACTTCAAAGCCTACGACCAGATCGACGGCGCACCGGAAGAAAAAGCCCGCGGCATCACCATCTCGACCGCCCACGTCGAGTATGAGACCGACACCCGCCACTACGCCCACGTCGACTGCCCCGGCCACGCTGACTATGTGAAGAACATGATCACCGGCGCGGCGCAGATGGACGGCGCGATCCTGGTTGTGAACGCGGCTGACGGCCCGATGCCGCAGACCCGCGAGCACATCCTGCTGGGCCGCCAGGTCGGCATCCCGCACATGGTTGTCTTCATGAACAAAGTCGACCAGGTCGACGATGAAGAGCTGCTCGAGCTGGTGGAAATGGAAATCCGCGAGCTGCTGTCGTCCTATGACTACCCGGGCGACGATATCCCGATCATCGCCGGTTCGGCTCTGGCCGCAATGGAAGGCAACAAGCCTGAAATCGGCGAAGAGAAGATCAAAGAGCTGATGGCGGCTGTCGACGAATACATCCCGACCCCGGCGCGTGCGGTTGACCAGCCGTTCCTGATGCCGGTTGAAGACGTGTTCTCGATCTCCGGCCGCGGCACCGTTGTGACCGGCCGTGTCGAGCGCGGCGTGATCAACGTTGGCGATTCGATCGAAATCGTCGGTATCCGCGACACCCAGACCACCACCTGCACCGGTGTTGAAATGTTCCGCAAGCTGCTGGACCGCGGTGAAGCCGGCGACAACATCGGCGCCCTGCTGCGCGGCATCGACCGTGACGGCGTTGAGCGCGGCCAGGTTCTGTGCGCACCGAAGTCGGTGAACCCGCACACCAAGTTCGAAGCCGAAGCCTATATCCTGACCAAGGAAGAAGGCGGCCGTCACACGCCGTTCTTTGCGAACTACCGTCCGCAGTTCTACTTCCGCACCACCGACGTGACCGGCACCGTGACCCTTCCCGAGGGTACCGAGATGGTGATGCCGGGCGACAACCTGAAGTTCGACGTTGAACTGATCGCCCCGATCGCGATGGAAAACGGCCTGCGTTTCGCCATCCGCGAAGGCGGCCGCACCGTCGGCGCCGGCGTCGTTTCCAAAATCACTGAATAA
- a CDS encoding lysophospholipid acyltransferase family protein — translation MSLRKKIADSPRVNRAIEGLFATYVRFAFRTSRWTRSGFEEMDACVRRGEPVIFVLWHQRLIMAPYLFDTSLGRICALTSSARAGRLAGQILVRLGFETIPMSSHKRHVALSREVLRRTRDGCSIGIAADGPRGPARISSTVPVVWARMTGCRVFTVAFAEKKVIKLPTWDQQMLPLPFSRGVLMCQEWMDEVPKKPSDAEAESLRMSLEAALDAITDAADSAAGRDSEYPQSQTT, via the coding sequence GTGAGCCTGAGAAAGAAAATCGCCGACAGCCCCCGGGTCAACCGCGCCATTGAGGGGCTGTTTGCCACCTATGTGCGATTCGCCTTCCGCACCTCGCGCTGGACCCGCAGCGGCTTTGAGGAAATGGACGCCTGCGTGCGCCGCGGCGAGCCGGTGATCTTCGTGCTGTGGCATCAGCGGCTGATCATGGCCCCCTATCTGTTCGACACCTCTCTGGGCCGCATCTGCGCGCTGACATCATCGGCGCGCGCCGGGCGGCTGGCCGGGCAGATCCTGGTGCGGCTGGGTTTTGAGACCATTCCGATGTCGAGCCACAAGCGCCATGTGGCGCTGTCGAGAGAAGTGCTGCGCCGCACCCGGGACGGCTGTTCGATCGGCATCGCCGCCGACGGGCCGCGCGGCCCGGCGCGCATTTCCTCAACCGTTCCTGTAGTCTGGGCCCGGATGACCGGCTGCCGGGTATTCACGGTGGCATTCGCCGAGAAAAAAGTGATCAAACTGCCGACTTGGGACCAGCAGATGCTGCCGTTGCCATTTTCCCGCGGCGTGCTGATGTGCCAGGAGTGGATGGATGAAGTTCCGAAAAAACCGTCTGACGCCGAGGCAGAAAGTTTGCGGATGAGTCTGGAAGCCGCCCTGGATGCCATCACCGATGCGGCCGACAGCGCGGCGGGGCGGGACAGCGAATACCCGCAGTCCCAAACCACCTGA
- a CDS encoding tetratricopeptide repeat protein, which yields MTPAYSLSQAEQLERDSKLEDAVLAYSGILARNPKNTRALQALDSLRGRLREQREPSQDTKEELEAALATGRHFDAADSCGALLKTFRDSHFLWDFLGRCHLSAGHLDNAATCLNKACGLNPQEAGTYAAMGRVHMARGQQDNAMALYQKALKLDAECLPALRSMAEALPLEGRSIEAAGVLRKAVSLAPEDASLHFTLASLLQKLGAAAEAKEHYTRAASLDPQLTEAHFQLGLLLKAEGRFAEALPCFDKILQISPSDDRSRTQRLHVLAELNDWQWVQEYADYRRLLGLRCSGCDPSALMLMEDNPDLLRARAQAYASGAFSVFELQSASPLRQRPARLRIGYFFAGQDGEAVANQHAAMLAAHDSSRFEIYAYAIGSGLASEAAAKLSQSVSNFRQLEGLSGQDAAAAAKADRLDIAVDVSGYRNGSLSPLLSARLAPLHVAWPGYPGTMGTAAFDYLVSDHTVCPAGSERYHNEHLLRLPETHLAVTPAPAAAAEAPARSDCGLPETGFVFCSFAAGSRITPSEFGIWMRLLAGAKDSVLWLQDNGAHAVSNLRRAAAARGVDPDRLIFAPPAPAEEHLARLPLADLFLDTFTVNARSAAQSALAARLPVLTLPGQQFAARTVASLLQAAGLPELVAASAEDYEAKAAELAQGPEAAKTLKSRLQDAALPQPARLARQIEQAYDAAYGRYLQGSAPEHLTRSQP from the coding sequence ATGACTCCCGCATATTCCCTATCCCAGGCCGAGCAGCTTGAACGTGATTCCAAACTTGAGGATGCTGTGCTTGCCTATTCCGGCATCCTTGCACGCAATCCGAAGAACACCCGCGCCCTGCAGGCGCTGGATTCCCTGCGCGGCCGCCTGCGCGAACAGCGGGAGCCATCACAGGACACCAAAGAAGAACTGGAGGCAGCGCTTGCAACCGGCCGCCACTTTGACGCGGCAGACAGCTGCGGCGCCTTGCTCAAGACCTTCCGCGACTCGCATTTCCTGTGGGATTTCCTGGGCCGCTGCCACCTGTCGGCAGGCCACCTGGACAACGCCGCAACCTGCCTGAACAAAGCCTGCGGGCTGAACCCCCAGGAAGCGGGCACCTATGCCGCGATGGGGCGCGTTCATATGGCGCGCGGTCAGCAAGACAACGCCATGGCCCTGTACCAGAAAGCCTTGAAACTGGATGCCGAATGCCTGCCCGCCCTGCGCAGCATGGCCGAAGCCCTGCCGCTTGAGGGCCGCAGCATTGAGGCCGCCGGCGTTTTGCGCAAAGCGGTTTCGCTGGCTCCGGAAGATGCCTCACTACACTTCACATTGGCCAGCCTGCTCCAGAAACTGGGCGCGGCCGCTGAGGCCAAGGAGCATTACACCCGCGCCGCCAGTCTCGATCCGCAGCTGACCGAAGCGCATTTCCAGCTTGGCCTCCTGCTGAAGGCCGAGGGCAGGTTTGCAGAGGCTCTGCCCTGCTTTGACAAGATCCTGCAGATTTCGCCATCCGATGACCGCAGCCGCACCCAGCGCCTGCATGTTCTGGCCGAGCTTAATGACTGGCAGTGGGTGCAGGAATACGCGGACTACCGGCGCTTGCTGGGTTTGCGTTGCAGCGGCTGCGACCCAAGCGCGCTGATGCTGATGGAAGACAATCCGGATCTCCTGCGGGCACGGGCGCAGGCATATGCCAGCGGGGCGTTCTCGGTATTTGAGCTGCAATCGGCATCACCCCTCCGGCAGCGGCCTGCCCGGCTGCGGATCGGGTACTTCTTTGCCGGCCAGGATGGAGAGGCAGTCGCAAACCAGCACGCGGCAATGCTGGCAGCCCACGACAGCAGCCGGTTTGAAATTTATGCCTATGCCATCGGCTCAGGTCTTGCGTCCGAGGCCGCAGCCAAGCTGAGCCAGTCCGTCTCCAACTTCAGGCAGCTGGAGGGGCTGTCCGGACAAGACGCGGCCGCCGCAGCTAAAGCAGACCGGCTGGATATTGCCGTCGATGTCTCAGGGTATAGAAACGGCAGCCTGAGCCCACTGCTTTCCGCCCGCCTGGCACCGCTGCACGTCGCGTGGCCGGGCTATCCCGGCACCATGGGCACTGCCGCCTTCGATTATCTGGTCAGCGATCACACCGTTTGCCCGGCCGGCAGCGAACGGTATCACAACGAACACCTGCTGCGCCTGCCGGAAACCCATCTGGCTGTGACGCCGGCACCTGCCGCTGCAGCGGAGGCTCCCGCCCGCAGCGATTGCGGCCTGCCGGAGACTGGTTTTGTCTTTTGCAGCTTTGCCGCAGGCAGCCGGATCACGCCGTCTGAGTTCGGCATCTGGATGCGGCTGCTGGCCGGGGCCAAGGATAGCGTTCTGTGGCTGCAGGACAACGGCGCGCATGCCGTGTCCAACCTGCGCCGGGCGGCGGCGGCCCGCGGTGTTGATCCGGACCGGCTCATCTTTGCCCCGCCCGCCCCTGCCGAGGAACACCTGGCCCGCCTGCCGCTGGCAGATTTGTTCCTGGACACGTTCACTGTGAATGCCCGCAGCGCTGCCCAGTCAGCTCTGGCTGCCAGGCTGCCGGTCCTCACCTTGCCGGGGCAGCAATTCGCCGCCCGCACAGTCGCAAGCCTGCTGCAGGCCGCAGGCCTGCCGGAGCTGGTCGCCGCCAGTGCGGAAGATTACGAGGCGAAGGCTGCGGAGCTGGCGCAGGGTCCGGAGGCCGCCAAAACATTGAAAAGCCGGCTCCAGGATGCAGCACTGCCGCAGCCGGCACGCCTGGCACGGCAAATCGAGCAGGCTTATGACGCCGCCTACGGCCGCTATTTGCAAGGTTCGGCGCCGGAACACCTGACGCGGAGCCAGCCATAG
- the secE gene encoding preprotein translocase subunit SecE: protein MATINPVQFIQQVRAEVSKVVWPTRREVLLTTVMVFIMAALTAVFFALVDMLIRYGLQGLLGMFG, encoded by the coding sequence ATGGCGACTATCAATCCAGTTCAGTTTATTCAGCAAGTCCGTGCCGAAGTGTCCAAGGTCGTATGGCCGACCCGGCGCGAGGTTCTGCTGACCACGGTCATGGTGTTTATCATGGCGGCGCTTACGGCGGTGTTCTTTGCACTGGTCGACATGCTGATCCGCTATGGGCTGCAGGGCCTTCTGGGGATGTTCGGCTAA
- the nusG gene encoding transcription termination/antitermination protein NusG: MAKRWYSVSVLSNFEKKIAEQIRTSVAEQGLEDEIDEVLVPTEEVIEIRRGKKVSTERRFMPGYVLVHMEMSDRGYHLISSINRVTGFLGPQGRPMPMRDAEVQGILGRVEEGVEAPRTLIHYEIGEKVKVNDGPFEDFDGMVEEVDEDNQKLKVTVSIFGRETPVELDFTQVTKQI, translated from the coding sequence ATGGCGAAACGGTGGTATTCGGTCAGCGTTCTTTCGAATTTCGAAAAGAAAATCGCAGAGCAAATCCGCACCTCGGTCGCTGAACAGGGCCTTGAGGACGAGATTGACGAAGTGCTGGTCCCCACCGAAGAGGTGATCGAGATCCGCCGCGGCAAGAAAGTCTCGACCGAGCGCCGCTTCATGCCGGGCTACGTGCTGGTCCATATGGAAATGTCCGACCGCGGCTACCACCTGATCTCCTCGATCAACCGGGTCACCGGCTTCCTGGGCCCGCAAGGCCGCCCGATGCCGATGCGCGACGCCGAGGTGCAGGGCATCCTGGGCCGCGTCGAAGAAGGCGTCGAGGCGCCGCGCACCCTGATCCATTATGAGATCGGCGAGAAGGTCAAAGTGAACGACGGCCCGTTCGAGGACTTCGACGGCATGGTCGAAGAGGTCGACGAGGACAACCAGAAGCTCAAGGTCACCGTTTCGATCTTCGGCCGGGAAACCCCGGTCGAACTGGATTTCACTCAGGTCACCAAACAGATCTGA
- the rplK gene encoding 50S ribosomal protein L11 has protein sequence MAKKLVGTMKLQVKAGQANPSPPVGPALGQRGINIMEFCKAFNAKTADMEPGAPCPTVITYYQDKSFTMDIKTPPASYYLKKAAKIKSGAKTPSRETVGTVTAAQVKEIAEAKMKDLNANDIESAMQIILGSARSMGIEVK, from the coding sequence ATGGCCAAGAAGCTCGTCGGCACGATGAAGCTGCAAGTTAAAGCCGGTCAGGCAAACCCAAGCCCGCCGGTTGGTCCGGCGCTGGGTCAGCGCGGCATCAACATCATGGAATTCTGCAAGGCGTTCAACGCCAAGACCGCAGACATGGAGCCCGGCGCGCCGTGCCCGACCGTGATCACCTACTATCAGGACAAGTCCTTCACCATGGACATCAAGACGCCGCCCGCGTCTTACTACCTGAAGAAGGCTGCCAAGATTAAATCTGGTGCAAAGACTCCCTCGCGTGAGACCGTCGGCACCGTGACCGCGGCTCAGGTGAAAGAGATCGCCGAAGCCAAGATGAAAGATCTGAATGCCAACGACATCGAATCGGCAATGCAGATCATCCTGGGCTCTGCCCGCTCCATGGGCATCGAGGTGAAGTAA
- the rplA gene encoding 50S ribosomal protein L1: MAKLGKRTRAAREALAGKDNLSVEEAVSLIKANATAKFDETVEIAMSLGVDTRHADQMVRGVVGLPNGTGKAMRVAVFARGPKAEEAQAAGADIVGAEDLMEAIQGGSIDFDRCIATPDMMPIVGRLGKILGPRNLMPNPKVGTVTMDVKAAVEAAKGGEVQFKAEKGGVVHAGVGKASFDEAKLVENVRAFVSAVAKAKPAGAKGAYMKKINLTSTMGPGVTVDVDNAVTE, from the coding sequence ATGGCAAAGCTCGGTAAACGTACCCGCGCCGCGCGCGAAGCTCTGGCTGGCAAAGATAACCTGTCGGTCGAAGAGGCTGTTTCCCTGATCAAGGCGAACGCCACCGCAAAATTCGACGAAACCGTCGAAATCGCCATGAGCCTGGGTGTTGACACCCGCCACGCAGACCAGATGGTCCGCGGTGTTGTCGGCCTGCCGAATGGCACCGGCAAAGCCATGCGCGTTGCTGTGTTCGCCCGCGGCCCCAAGGCAGAAGAAGCTCAGGCGGCCGGTGCGGACATCGTCGGCGCCGAAGACCTGATGGAAGCCATCCAGGGCGGCAGCATCGATTTCGACCGTTGCATCGCAACCCCGGACATGATGCCCATCGTCGGCCGTCTGGGTAAGATCCTCGGCCCGCGCAACCTGATGCCGAACCCCAAGGTCGGCACCGTGACCATGGACGTCAAGGCAGCTGTTGAAGCGGCCAAGGGCGGCGAGGTCCAGTTCAAGGCGGAAAAAGGCGGCGTTGTGCACGCAGGCGTCGGCAAAGCCTCCTTTGACGAAGCCAAGCTGGTCGAAAACGTCCGTGCCTTTGTTTCGGCTGTGGCCAAGGCCAAGCCGGCGGGCGCAAAGGGCGCGTACATGAAGAAGATCAACCTGACCTCGACCATGGGTCCGGGCGTCACGGTTGACGTGGACAACGCTGTCACCGAGTAA
- a CDS encoding Hint domain-containing protein — protein MSRRSFFAQDSSSLVVTSSSNGSIVGDAVINNSDTPNGTVFAYSGGTGTQVTLNDTGGGRNKFNDDLDSDHIITDGGGIVADGAQVESESHILVRQLDENGNPAGPEITIFVFSQGGQASNVWGFATDLPLEAGKSYVKTGGQNTGTSRYSDYVTCFGAGTLIDTADGQVAVEDITRGQRVWTKEAGLQPVRWMAAASVRGSGSFAPVVFAPGAIGNAGELILSQQHRVHVKLPVAEMLFGQADVLVAAKHLCGLPGVRIREQAVIRYFHFMFDRHYIVRSNGVLTESFFLAPGSVAALDWAQRRELMSLFPSLARDGARFGQTAAMTLTSGEARILRGWLETRGGRAGLEAR, from the coding sequence ATGTCACGTCGCAGTTTCTTCGCTCAGGACAGTTCGAGTCTGGTTGTTACGTCGAGCTCCAACGGCTCGATTGTGGGTGATGCGGTCATCAACAATTCCGACACGCCCAACGGGACAGTTTTCGCCTATTCCGGCGGCACCGGAACCCAGGTCACGCTGAATGATACCGGCGGCGGACGGAACAAATTCAATGACGACCTGGACTCGGATCACATCATAACCGATGGCGGCGGCATCGTTGCGGATGGTGCGCAGGTGGAATCCGAGTCGCATATTCTGGTGCGCCAGCTTGACGAAAACGGAAACCCTGCCGGCCCGGAGATCACGATCTTCGTCTTTTCGCAGGGCGGTCAGGCATCCAATGTCTGGGGCTTTGCGACGGACCTGCCGCTTGAGGCCGGAAAATCCTATGTGAAAACCGGTGGGCAGAACACAGGAACGTCGCGCTATTCGGATTATGTCACCTGCTTTGGGGCCGGGACACTGATAGATACCGCCGATGGCCAGGTGGCCGTCGAGGACATCACCAGGGGGCAGCGCGTCTGGACCAAAGAGGCCGGTCTGCAGCCGGTGCGGTGGATGGCGGCTGCATCTGTCCGCGGCAGCGGGAGTTTCGCACCTGTCGTCTTTGCGCCCGGGGCGATTGGGAATGCCGGAGAGCTGATCCTTTCGCAGCAGCACAGGGTTCATGTGAAACTGCCGGTTGCAGAGATGCTGTTCGGTCAGGCGGATGTTCTGGTGGCGGCAAAACATCTTTGCGGGCTTCCGGGGGTCAGGATCCGGGAGCAGGCCGTGATCCGCTATTTCCATTTCATGTTTGACCGGCACTACATCGTTAGGTCCAATGGCGTACTGACAGAAAGCTTCTTTCTGGCGCCGGGATCGGTGGCCGCGCTGGATTGGGCGCAGCGCCGTGAGCTGATGTCCCTGTTTCCGTCTCTTGCCCGGGATGGTGCCCGGTTCGGCCAGACCGCGGCGATGACGCTGACCTCAGGGGAGGCGCGTATCCTTAGGGGCTGGTTGGAAACCCGTGGCGGGCGCGCCGGTCTTGAAGCGCGCTGA
- the rplJ gene encoding 50S ribosomal protein L10 encodes MDRAQKEKVVEELGQIFESSGVVVVAHYAGLTVAEMQDLRARASDANSSVRVAKNRLAKIALEGKPCENMSDLLTGMTVLTYSEDPVSAAKVAEGFAKENKKFEILGGAMGENALDRAGVEAVSKMPSRDELIAQIASCIGAPASNIAGAIGAPASNIASILSTIEEKAEAA; translated from the coding sequence GTGGATAGAGCCCAGAAAGAGAAAGTGGTCGAGGAACTCGGCCAGATCTTCGAAAGCTCTGGCGTCGTGGTGGTAGCTCACTACGCCGGTCTGACAGTTGCCGAGATGCAGGATCTGCGCGCGCGTGCAAGCGACGCGAACAGCTCCGTGCGTGTTGCCAAAAACAGGCTCGCCAAAATCGCCCTTGAGGGAAAGCCGTGTGAAAACATGTCTGACCTGCTGACAGGGATGACTGTTCTGACCTATTCCGAAGACCCCGTGTCCGCTGCGAAAGTGGCCGAGGGTTTCGCCAAGGAAAACAAAAAGTTTGAGATCCTTGGCGGCGCAATGGGTGAGAATGCTCTGGACCGCGCAGGCGTCGAAGCCGTGTCGAAAATGCCGTCCCGCGACGAGCTTATTGCTCAGATCGCAAGCTGCATTGGCGCACCCGCTTCCAACATCGCCGGCGCAATTGGCGCACCTGCAAGCAACATCGCAAGCATTCTTTCGACCATCGAAGAGAAGGCGGAAGCTGCGTAA
- the rplL gene encoding 50S ribosomal protein L7/L12, whose translation MADLKALAESIVGLTLLEAQELKTILKDEYGIEPAAGGAVVMAAADGGAAAEEEKTEFDVVLKNAGASKINVIKEVRGITGLGLKEAKELVEAGGKIKEGVSKDEAEDVKAKLEAAGAEVELA comes from the coding sequence ATGGCTGATCTGAAAGCACTCGCAGAAAGCATCGTGGGTCTGACCCTGCTGGAAGCACAAGAACTGAAAACCATCCTGAAGGATGAGTATGGCATCGAGCCCGCAGCCGGCGGCGCAGTTGTCATGGCGGCCGCTGATGGCGGCGCAGCTGCAGAAGAAGAAAAGACCGAATTCGACGTCGTTCTGAAGAACGCCGGCGCTTCCAAGATCAACGTGATCAAAGAAGTTCGCGGCATCACCGGTCTGGGCCTGAAAGAAGCCAAAGAACTGGTCGAAGCCGGCGGCAAGATCAAAGAAGGCGTGTCCAAGGACGAAGCCGAAGACGTCAAAGCCAAGCTGGAAGCAGCTGGCGCCGAAGTCGAGCTGGCCTAA